A window from Pseudomonas moraviensis encodes these proteins:
- a CDS encoding LysR family transcriptional regulator, translated as MELRHLRYFIAVAEELHFGRAAQVLGISQPPLSQQIQALEQQLGARLFERTNRRVELSEAGRLFLQEARLVLAQVDKAADVARRAQLGELGELKIGFTSSAPFNSTIPQAIFSFRQRFPAVHLNLREMSSTMVADALVDQSIEVGIMRPLGLPDSLSVVELMREPLVAVLSSKHPLAQGSDEGLFLSALALEPFVFFPRSYGSGLYAQLLSLARDAGFSPHFAQEAGEAMTIIGLVAAGLGVSVLPASYQRMRIDGVVYRPLLDPEAISAVWLVQRKDQKSPMAKAFVELLTYKVEPLTV; from the coding sequence ATGGAACTGCGTCATCTGCGTTACTTCATTGCCGTCGCCGAAGAGCTGCATTTCGGCCGCGCCGCGCAGGTGCTGGGCATTTCCCAGCCACCGCTGAGCCAGCAGATTCAGGCGCTGGAGCAACAGCTCGGCGCGCGATTGTTCGAGCGCACCAATCGTCGGGTCGAGTTGAGCGAGGCGGGCAGGTTGTTTCTGCAAGAGGCGCGGCTGGTGCTGGCGCAGGTCGACAAGGCGGCGGACGTCGCTCGCCGCGCGCAGCTTGGCGAACTTGGCGAGCTGAAGATTGGCTTCACCTCTTCGGCGCCGTTCAACTCGACCATTCCGCAGGCGATCTTTTCCTTCCGTCAGCGCTTTCCGGCGGTGCATCTGAACCTGCGCGAGATGAGCAGCACCATGGTCGCCGATGCATTGGTCGATCAATCGATCGAGGTGGGCATCATGCGTCCGCTGGGCTTGCCGGATTCATTGAGTGTGGTTGAGTTGATGCGTGAGCCGTTGGTAGCGGTGCTCAGTTCCAAGCATCCACTGGCCCAAGGAAGCGACGAAGGCCTGTTTCTCTCGGCGCTGGCGCTGGAGCCCTTCGTGTTCTTTCCGCGCAGCTATGGCAGCGGGCTCTATGCACAACTGCTCAGTCTGGCCCGCGATGCCGGATTCAGTCCGCACTTTGCCCAAGAGGCGGGGGAGGCGATGACCATCATCGGTCTGGTTGCGGCGGGGCTCGGAGTTTCGGTGTTGCCGGCGTCCTATCAGCGGATGCGCATCGACGGCGTGGTCTACCGCCCGCTGCTCGATCCCGAGGCAATTTCAGCGGTATGGCTGGTGCAGCGCAAGGACCAGAAATCGCCGATGGCCAAGGCGTTTGTCGAACTGCTTACGTACAAGGTTGAGCCACTGACGGTGTGA
- a CDS encoding beta-ketoacyl-ACP synthase, with protein MKRVVVTGMAGITSLGSDWQTIAGNFAANRSGIRRMDEWDRFTELNTRLAGPIDDFVVPSHWTRKQLRSMGRVSRLAVAAAEKALADAGLLGDESIKDGRMGVACGSSTGSTDEIKAFGNMLLNSVAEGLNANSYVRMMPHTTAANISIFFGLTGRLIPTSSACTSGSQGIGYAYEAIKFGRLPLMLAGGAEELCPTEAMVFDALYATSLKNDAPQTSPRPYDKGRDGLVIGEGGGMLVLEELEHALARGAHIHAEIVGFGSNADGQHTTRPEQVTMRRAMELALEDAGLSPDAIGYVNGHGTATEQGDIAETLATSSLFGEHMPISSQKSFLGHTLGACGALESWFSIEMLNRDQYVHTFNLDEVDPHCGKLDYLRGEFRQMHHDYVMNNNFAFGGVNTSLIFRRWA; from the coding sequence ATGAAGCGCGTCGTCGTCACCGGCATGGCCGGCATCACCTCGCTGGGCAGCGACTGGCAGACCATTGCCGGCAACTTCGCGGCCAACCGCAGCGGCATTCGCCGCATGGACGAGTGGGATCGCTTCACTGAACTCAACACGCGTCTGGCCGGCCCCATCGATGACTTTGTCGTGCCATCGCACTGGACCCGCAAACAATTGCGCAGCATGGGCCGGGTTTCCCGCCTGGCGGTCGCGGCGGCGGAAAAAGCCCTGGCCGACGCAGGCCTGCTCGGCGACGAATCGATCAAGGACGGGCGCATGGGCGTTGCCTGCGGCTCGTCCACCGGCAGCACTGACGAGATCAAGGCTTTCGGCAACATGCTGCTCAACTCGGTGGCCGAGGGGCTCAACGCCAACTCCTATGTGCGGATGATGCCGCACACCACCGCGGCCAATATCAGCATCTTCTTCGGCCTCACCGGACGCCTGATTCCGACCTCCAGCGCCTGCACCAGCGGCAGCCAGGGCATCGGTTACGCCTACGAGGCGATCAAGTTCGGCCGCTTGCCACTGATGCTCGCTGGCGGCGCCGAAGAGCTGTGCCCGACCGAAGCCATGGTCTTCGACGCGCTCTACGCCACCAGTCTGAAAAACGATGCACCACAGACCAGCCCACGCCCGTATGACAAGGGCCGTGACGGTCTGGTGATCGGTGAGGGTGGCGGCATGCTGGTGCTTGAGGAGCTTGAACACGCCCTCGCCCGTGGCGCGCATATCCACGCGGAAATTGTCGGTTTCGGCAGCAACGCCGATGGCCAGCACACTACCCGCCCGGAACAGGTCACGATGCGCCGCGCCATGGAACTGGCCCTGGAAGATGCCGGCCTCAGCCCGGATGCCATCGGTTATGTGAACGGCCACGGCACCGCGACCGAGCAGGGCGACATCGCCGAAACACTGGCCACCAGCAGCCTGTTCGGTGAGCACATGCCGATCAGCTCGCAGAAGAGTTTTCTCGGCCACACCCTCGGTGCCTGCGGTGCGCTGGAATCGTGGTTCAGCATCGAGATGCTCAACCGCGACCAGTACGTGCACACCTTCAACCTCGACGAGGTCGATCCGCACTGCGGCAAGCTCGATTACCTGCGCGGCGAATTCCGCCAGATGCATCACGACTACGTGATGAACAACAATTTCGCTTTCGGCGGCGTCAACACTTCGTTGATCTTCCGCCGCTGGGCATAA
- the fabG gene encoding 3-oxoacyl-ACP reductase FabG, whose protein sequence is MTESVLVTGSSRGIGRAIALRLAQAGHDIVLHCRNGMTEAQAVQAEIEALGRRARILQFDVADRDTCRSILEADVDNHGAYYGVVLNAGLTRDGAFPALSDDDWDVVLRTNLDGFYNVLHPVMMPMIRRRAAGRIVCITSVSGLIGNRGQVNYSASKAGVIGAAKALAIELGKRKITVNCVAPGLIDTAMLDENVPVEELMKMIPAQRMGTPEEVAAAVNFLMSAEASYITRQVLAVNGGLC, encoded by the coding sequence ATGACTGAATCCGTACTGGTCACCGGCTCCAGCCGTGGCATCGGCCGCGCCATTGCCTTGCGTCTGGCGCAAGCCGGGCATGACATCGTCCTGCATTGCCGCAACGGCATGACCGAAGCCCAAGCGGTGCAGGCCGAAATCGAAGCACTGGGTCGCCGTGCGCGCATTCTGCAATTCGATGTTGCCGACCGTGACACCTGCAGAAGCATTCTCGAAGCCGATGTCGACAACCACGGTGCCTATTACGGGGTAGTGCTCAACGCCGGGCTGACCCGCGACGGCGCGTTTCCGGCGCTGAGCGATGACGATTGGGACGTGGTCCTGCGCACCAATCTCGACGGCTTCTACAACGTTTTGCACCCGGTGATGATGCCGATGATCCGTCGCCGCGCCGCCGGGCGCATCGTCTGCATCACGTCGGTGTCGGGTCTGATCGGCAACCGTGGCCAGGTCAACTACAGCGCTTCGAAGGCCGGGGTGATCGGCGCGGCAAAGGCGTTGGCGATCGAGCTGGGCAAGCGCAAAATCACCGTTAACTGCGTCGCCCCGGGCCTGATCGACACGGCCATGCTCGACGAAAACGTACCGGTGGAAGAGCTGATGAAAATGATCCCCGCGCAGCGCATGGGCACCCCTGAAGAAGTGGCGGCTGCGGTGAATTTCCTGATGTCGGCGGAAGCCTCGTACATCACCCGCCAGGTCCTGGCCGTCAACGGAGGCCTGTGCTGA
- a CDS encoding hotdog family protein: MSHWPLAELLPHAGDMILIDAIERFDDEQIFTRLTVKPDGLFNLPDGSLPAWVGVELMAQSVAAFAGCHARQKGNPVELGFLLGTRKFECNVEAFAPGSELTIHGIRSLEDDNGMGVFECHIHGDGIHASARLNVFRPPEANQYLQQTKESHDD; the protein is encoded by the coding sequence ATGAGCCACTGGCCGCTCGCCGAACTGCTGCCGCACGCCGGCGACATGATTCTGATCGACGCCATCGAGCGCTTCGATGACGAGCAGATCTTCACCCGCCTGACGGTCAAGCCCGACGGCCTGTTCAACCTGCCCGACGGTAGCCTGCCGGCGTGGGTCGGCGTCGAGCTGATGGCGCAGAGCGTCGCCGCTTTCGCCGGTTGCCACGCGCGGCAAAAAGGCAATCCGGTGGAGCTGGGCTTTCTCCTCGGCACGCGCAAGTTCGAGTGCAACGTCGAAGCCTTTGCGCCGGGCAGCGAATTGACCATCCACGGCATTCGCTCACTTGAAGACGACAACGGCATGGGCGTGTTCGAATGCCATATCCATGGCGACGGCATTCATGCCAGCGCACGGCTGAACGTGTTCCGTCCGCCCGAAGCCAACCAATACCTGCAACAGACAAAGGAGTCGCACGATGACTGA
- a CDS encoding beta-ketoacyl-[acyl-carrier-protein] synthase family protein, whose protein sequence is MTAYLNALGVICALGRDKSEVARNLFAGDCSGMRREAGRVVERELPVAAVHGELAAIPAEMIEHSSRNNQLLLEAALQIRDDIDRAIQTYGRERIGVVLGTSTSGIDEASRGLAHYIREQQFPREYDYRQQELGAPANFLAEWLQLSGPAYVISTACTSSARALMSAQRLLDLGLCDAVLCGGVDSLCKLTLNGFSSLEAVSDERCNPFSANRNGINIGEAAVLFVMSKQRGEGPGIALLGAGASSDAHHISAPEPSGRGALQAMQKALGRADLQAAQINYLNLHGTATQHNDAMESLAVAALFPNGVACSSTKPLTGHTLGAAGALEAAFCWLSLSADNPDQALPPHIWDGQADPALPPLQWVTASERLTSIAPRYLMSNSFAFGGNNVSLIIGDAP, encoded by the coding sequence ATGACCGCTTACCTGAATGCCCTCGGCGTAATCTGCGCCCTGGGCCGCGACAAGTCTGAAGTCGCGCGCAATCTGTTCGCCGGCGACTGTTCGGGGATGCGCCGCGAGGCCGGCCGGGTTGTCGAGCGTGAGCTGCCAGTGGCCGCCGTGCACGGTGAATTGGCCGCGATTCCAGCCGAAATGATCGAGCACAGCAGTCGCAACAACCAACTGCTGCTGGAAGCCGCGCTGCAGATTCGTGACGACATCGATCGCGCGATCCAGACCTATGGCCGTGAACGCATCGGCGTCGTGCTCGGCACCAGCACGTCAGGCATCGACGAGGCGAGCCGGGGTCTGGCGCATTACATCCGCGAGCAACAGTTTCCTCGCGAGTACGACTATCGCCAGCAGGAACTTGGCGCTCCGGCGAATTTTCTCGCCGAGTGGCTGCAACTGAGCGGTCCGGCCTACGTGATTTCCACCGCCTGCACTTCCAGTGCCCGCGCGTTGATGAGTGCTCAGCGTCTGCTCGATCTGGGCCTGTGCGATGCGGTGCTGTGCGGCGGCGTCGACAGTCTGTGCAAGCTCACCCTGAACGGTTTTTCTTCGCTGGAAGCCGTTTCAGATGAACGCTGCAATCCTTTTTCGGCCAACCGCAACGGCATCAATATCGGCGAAGCAGCGGTGCTGTTCGTGATGAGCAAACAGCGCGGCGAAGGTCCGGGGATTGCCCTGCTCGGCGCAGGCGCCAGCTCGGATGCGCACCATATTTCCGCGCCAGAGCCGAGCGGTCGCGGCGCCCTGCAAGCGATGCAAAAAGCCCTGGGCCGCGCCGATCTGCAAGCCGCGCAAATCAACTACCTGAACCTGCACGGCACCGCCACTCAACACAACGACGCCATGGAAAGTCTGGCGGTCGCGGCGCTGTTTCCCAACGGCGTCGCCTGCTCGTCGACCAAGCCGCTGACCGGCCACACCCTCGGCGCGGCTGGTGCACTGGAAGCGGCGTTCTGCTGGCTGAGCCTGAGCGCCGACAACCCCGACCAAGCGTTGCCGCCGCACATCTGGGACGGCCAGGCCGATCCCGCGCTGCCGCCCCTGCAGTGGGTGACTGCGAGCGAGCGCCTGACGTCCATTGCACCGCGCTACCTGATGAGCAACTCGTTTGCCTTCGGCGGCAACAACGTCAGCCTGATAATCGGAGACGCCCCATGA
- a CDS encoding class I SAM-dependent methyltransferase, translated as MNYLSDSYVEETRFGFWFLRSHTWQHHVLRVAINDLRELFCEPLPEQPVLLDAGCGQGKSFAHLRQTFAPQRLIGVDADPHSLHLSGEEAARLGMPVELIGSDCATLQVADASVDLLFCHQTFHHLVEQEKALAEFYRVLKPGGYLLFAESTEAYIDTWVIRWLFRHPMHVQKSAAGYLQMIREQGFEFAERNVSYPYLWWSRSKDFGLLERLGLRKPKPFGEREETLVNVVARKPLAGAI; from the coding sequence ATGAATTACCTGAGCGACAGTTACGTCGAGGAAACCCGCTTCGGCTTCTGGTTCCTGCGCAGCCACACCTGGCAGCACCATGTGCTGCGCGTGGCGATCAATGATCTGCGTGAGTTGTTCTGTGAGCCGCTGCCGGAACAGCCGGTGCTGCTGGACGCCGGTTGCGGGCAAGGCAAGTCGTTCGCTCACTTGCGCCAGACCTTTGCCCCGCAGCGCCTGATCGGCGTCGACGCCGACCCGCACAGCCTGCACCTGAGCGGCGAAGAGGCTGCGCGCCTGGGCATGCCGGTCGAGTTGATCGGCAGCGATTGCGCCACGCTCCAGGTCGCCGATGCCAGCGTCGATCTGCTGTTCTGTCACCAGACCTTCCATCATCTGGTCGAGCAGGAAAAAGCCCTGGCCGAGTTCTATCGCGTGCTGAAACCGGGCGGCTATCTGCTGTTCGCCGAGTCCACCGAGGCTTATATCGATACCTGGGTCATCCGCTGGCTGTTCCGTCATCCGATGCACGTACAAAAGAGCGCCGCCGGGTATCTGCAGATGATTCGCGAGCAGGGTTTCGAGTTTGCCGAGCGCAATGTTTCCTACCCGTACCTGTGGTGGAGCCGGTCGAAGGACTTTGGCTTGCTGGAGCGGTTAGGGTTGCGTAAGCCCAAGCCGTTTGGCGAACGCGAAGAGACGCTGGTGAATGTCGTAGCGCGCAAGCCGCTTGCGGGTGCTATCTGA
- a CDS encoding NAD(P)/FAD-dependent oxidoreductase: protein MPIVEMESRQVVIIGAGPSGAIAAALLKRKGHDVLVLERQHFPRFSIGESLLSHCLDFVEEAGMLDAVNAAGFQRKTGAAFAWGERYSAFDFGDTFTAGKPTTFQVQRADFDKLLADQAALQGAEIRYGDAIVSVDFERAKPQLDVRREDGSEYRVEAEFVLDASGYGRVLSRLLDLEAPSNFPVRQAVFTHVEDHIDSPAFDREKILVTTHPQHRDVWFWTIPFSNGRCSVGVVAAEEHFQDRDSDLDACLRSFIAETPSLARVLNNAVWDTPARTLGGYAANVKTLHGPGFALLGNAAEFLDPVFSSGVTIAMRSASMAAGVLNRQLQGETVDWQREFAEPLKRGVDTFRCYVEGWYAGTFQDVIFYEDSQADIRRMICSILAGYAWDERNPFVSEARRRLKMISELCAQDAS from the coding sequence GTGCCAATCGTTGAAATGGAATCCCGTCAGGTCGTGATCATCGGTGCCGGCCCGTCCGGCGCTATCGCCGCGGCCCTGCTCAAACGCAAGGGCCACGATGTGCTGGTGCTCGAGCGTCAGCACTTCCCGCGCTTCTCCATCGGCGAAAGCCTGCTCAGCCATTGCCTGGATTTCGTCGAAGAAGCCGGCATGCTCGACGCCGTCAACGCCGCTGGTTTCCAGCGCAAGACCGGCGCAGCGTTTGCCTGGGGCGAGCGCTACAGCGCCTTCGATTTTGGCGATACCTTCACCGCCGGCAAGCCGACCACGTTCCAGGTGCAGCGCGCAGATTTCGACAAGTTGCTGGCCGATCAAGCGGCGCTGCAAGGCGCGGAGATCCGCTATGGCGATGCGATTGTCAGCGTCGACTTCGAGCGAGCGAAACCACAACTCGATGTGCGTCGCGAAGACGGCAGCGAGTACCGCGTAGAAGCCGAATTCGTGCTGGACGCCAGCGGTTACGGCCGCGTGCTGTCGCGTCTGCTGGACCTCGAAGCGCCGTCGAATTTCCCGGTGCGTCAGGCCGTGTTCACCCATGTTGAAGATCACATCGACAGCCCGGCGTTCGACCGGGAAAAAATCCTCGTCACCACTCACCCGCAGCACCGCGACGTGTGGTTCTGGACCATCCCGTTCAGCAACGGTCGCTGCTCCGTGGGCGTGGTCGCGGCCGAGGAACATTTCCAGGACCGCGACAGCGACCTCGATGCCTGCCTGCGCAGTTTCATCGCCGAAACACCAAGCCTCGCCAGGGTTCTCAACAACGCGGTCTGGGACACCCCGGCGCGTACCCTCGGCGGTTACGCGGCCAACGTGAAAACCCTGCACGGCCCGGGCTTCGCCCTGCTGGGCAATGCCGCGGAATTCCTCGATCCGGTGTTCTCCTCCGGCGTGACCATTGCCATGCGCTCGGCAAGCATGGCTGCCGGCGTGCTAAACCGTCAGTTGCAGGGTGAAACGGTCGACTGGCAACGGGAATTTGCCGAGCCGTTGAAACGCGGCGTCGACACCTTTCGCTGCTACGTCGAAGGCTGGTACGCCGGTACCTTTCAGGACGTGATTTTCTACGAGGACAGCCAGGCGGACATTCGCCGGATGATCTGCTCGATTCTCGCCGGCTACGCCTGGGACGAGCGCAACCCGTTCGTCAGTGAAGCGCGGCGCCGGCTGAAGATGATTTCCGAACTCTGCGCGCAGGACGCCTCATGA
- a CDS encoding sodium:proton antiporter yields MMVAGFWLLALALFALATRVGRHFGLIPIVSQLLLASFGLPLLMYFWIEPGWQLSGAQLIAPDWLKNLYSLSFALLLGHILSDVIDLKLDRQSVKIALPSFIVPFTCGLAAAHWLLPAQPWLNSLAIGLVFAITAIPVLYLYLRHIDYPPAATRRLVQTAILIDLTCWTLFGLAQGSLHLSSLLLPVAMAGVPLFLYLLRVRRPLTYSLGFFALLVMAEHYKLNALIFGIGYLLCMAVLKVPLVLPLPARWMSRLQVWIAIPLILTFGIVQIDVHSALASLDGGQWAALLLLPIASKLLGNWLGLGWAGASFAGASRWRESVLLNIRGLSEIVFLNLLLQQQLITPALYFALMLMGLIATLLPALIGLHRAPLNLNSPLPRSSRANR; encoded by the coding sequence ATGATGGTTGCCGGCTTCTGGTTGCTGGCCCTGGCGTTGTTTGCGCTGGCGACCCGGGTCGGCCGCCATTTCGGCCTGATTCCGATCGTCAGTCAGTTGCTACTGGCGAGCTTCGGTTTGCCGCTGCTGATGTACTTCTGGATCGAACCGGGCTGGCAGCTCAGCGGTGCACAACTGATCGCGCCGGACTGGCTGAAAAACCTCTACAGCTTGAGTTTCGCCTTGCTGCTCGGGCACATTCTCAGCGATGTGATCGACCTGAAACTAGATCGTCAGAGCGTGAAAATTGCCCTGCCGAGTTTCATCGTGCCATTCACCTGCGGTCTGGCAGCCGCGCACTGGCTGTTGCCCGCGCAGCCATGGCTCAACTCACTGGCGATCGGGCTGGTGTTCGCGATCACCGCGATCCCGGTGCTGTATCTCTACCTGCGCCATATCGATTATCCGCCCGCCGCCACTCGTCGACTGGTGCAGACCGCAATCCTCATCGACCTGACCTGCTGGACGCTGTTCGGCCTCGCCCAGGGCAGCCTGCACTTGAGCAGCTTGTTGCTGCCCGTGGCCATGGCCGGGGTGCCGCTGTTCTTGTATTTGCTGCGGGTGCGCCGACCGCTGACCTACAGCCTCGGATTCTTCGCGCTGCTGGTCATGGCTGAGCATTACAAACTCAACGCACTGATTTTCGGCATCGGCTATCTGCTGTGCATGGCGGTGCTGAAAGTGCCGCTGGTGCTGCCATTGCCGGCGCGCTGGATGAGCCGCTTGCAGGTGTGGATCGCGATCCCGCTGATCCTCACGTTCGGCATCGTCCAGATCGACGTGCACAGCGCTCTTGCCAGTCTCGACGGCGGACAATGGGCGGCGCTGCTGCTGTTGCCGATTGCCAGTAAACTGCTCGGCAACTGGCTCGGCCTCGGCTGGGCAGGCGCGTCGTTCGCGGGCGCCAGTCGCTGGCGCGAAAGCGTGCTGCTGAACATTCGCGGCCTGAGCGAAATCGTCTTTCTCAACCTGCTGTTGCAACAACAGCTCATCACCCCGGCGCTGTATTTCGCGCTGATGCTGATGGGCCTGATCGCCACGCTGCTGCCGGCCCTGATCGGCCTGCATCGCGCACCCCTGAATCTGAACAGTCCTTTGCCCCGGAGCTCACGTGCCAATCGTTGA
- a CDS encoding MMPL family transporter: MTLPSERRLPWLFLSLLLAVVALAAWQWRDGAPLSANLMELVPGTNPDALELRAEQRMQEPLNREMLVLVGHADRQQALTMARQLGEQWQASGLFETVQWNLQADLPALRTQLLQGRLAMLSADDRQLLSEHPDVFIQQRVQALFDPFNGFTLVPSQDDWLGLTGRIQNSQPKHGAVQLDIGSGALIAEADGKSWVMLRARTTGNAFDMNLPLQVADLLQHSREQAAKSDVQLLAASGLLYAANGQQQATREMTWVGGGATVGILLLLLLAFRRWRVLLAFVPVLVGMLFGAVACVALFGHMHVMTLVLGSSLIGVAVDYPLHYLSKSWSLKPWRSWPALRLTLPGLTLSLITSVIGYLALAWTPFPALTQIAVFSAAGLLGAYLSAVCLLPALLKNVELRPAQWPLRLAERLIHLREALLGCIRTPVLLALLIAFCVGGLMQLQSKNDIRQWVGAPQHLTDEAQTIARITGFQPTSQFFLIRAANQEQLLERQAALSERLQQLVNLDKLQGFLALDQLVSAPSQQQQVRESLSKLPSFWQPLLDLGVPAAALQNELQQLQTLPAEDIDAALAGPLGEPYRTLWLGPTEDGVAAMTSLQGLNNPSLLRVQALDLPGVVLVDRLGDLNKVFAATQISAAELKLASCVLIVLVLILPFGLTGALRIVALPLLAALCSLASLGWLGQPLTLFSLFGLLLVTAISVDYAILMREQVGGAAVSLLGTLLAALTTWLSFGLLAVSSTPAVSNFGLSVSLGLAFSFMLAPWAGRHETVSETAA, from the coding sequence ATGACTTTGCCGAGTGAACGCAGGCTGCCCTGGCTGTTTCTGAGCCTGCTGCTGGCCGTCGTCGCGCTGGCCGCGTGGCAGTGGCGCGACGGTGCGCCGTTGTCGGCCAATCTCATGGAGCTGGTGCCCGGGACCAATCCCGACGCGCTGGAATTGCGCGCCGAGCAGCGTATGCAAGAGCCGCTCAACCGCGAAATGCTGGTACTGGTCGGCCACGCCGATCGCCAGCAAGCACTGACCATGGCCCGGCAATTGGGCGAGCAATGGCAGGCCAGCGGTCTGTTCGAAACCGTGCAGTGGAATCTGCAAGCCGACTTGCCAGCGCTACGCACGCAATTGCTGCAAGGGCGCCTGGCGATGCTCTCGGCGGATGATCGGCAGCTGCTCAGCGAACACCCCGACGTGTTCATCCAGCAGCGGGTGCAGGCGCTGTTCGATCCGTTCAACGGCTTTACCCTGGTGCCGAGTCAGGACGATTGGCTGGGCCTGACCGGGCGCATCCAGAACAGCCAGCCGAAACACGGCGCGGTGCAACTGGACATCGGCAGCGGCGCACTGATCGCCGAAGCCGACGGCAAGAGCTGGGTGATGCTGCGAGCGCGCACCACCGGCAACGCCTTCGACATGAACCTGCCGCTGCAAGTCGCGGATCTGCTCCAGCACAGCCGTGAACAGGCAGCGAAAAGCGACGTGCAGTTGCTTGCCGCCAGTGGCCTGCTCTATGCGGCTAACGGCCAACAACAGGCCACCCGCGAAATGACCTGGGTCGGCGGCGGCGCGACGGTCGGCATTCTGCTGTTGCTGCTGTTGGCGTTTCGTCGCTGGCGCGTGCTGCTGGCCTTCGTTCCCGTGCTGGTGGGCATGCTGTTCGGCGCGGTGGCCTGCGTGGCGCTGTTCGGCCACATGCATGTGATGACGCTGGTGCTCGGTTCGAGCCTGATCGGCGTCGCCGTGGATTACCCGCTGCACTATCTGTCCAAGAGCTGGAGCCTCAAGCCCTGGCGCAGCTGGCCGGCCCTGCGCCTGACTTTGCCGGGGCTGACCCTGAGCCTGATCACCAGCGTCATCGGCTATCTGGCGCTGGCGTGGACCCCGTTCCCGGCATTGACGCAGATCGCCGTTTTCTCCGCCGCCGGTTTGCTCGGCGCCTATCTGTCGGCGGTCTGTCTGCTGCCGGCACTGCTGAAAAATGTCGAACTGCGCCCGGCGCAATGGCCGCTGCGCCTGGCCGAACGCTTGATTCATCTGCGCGAAGCGCTGCTCGGTTGCATTCGCACGCCCGTGCTGCTGGCCCTGCTGATCGCCTTCTGCGTCGGCGGTCTGATGCAGTTGCAAAGCAAGAACGACATCCGCCAATGGGTCGGGGCGCCGCAGCATCTGACCGACGAAGCGCAGACCATCGCGCGCATCACCGGTTTCCAACCGACCAGCCAGTTCTTCCTCATCCGCGCCGCCAATCAGGAGCAGTTGCTTGAGCGCCAGGCGGCGCTGAGCGAGCGTCTGCAGCAGTTGGTCAACCTCGACAAGCTGCAGGGCTTTCTCGCCCTCGATCAACTGGTCAGCGCGCCGAGCCAGCAACAGCAAGTGCGCGAATCACTGAGCAAGCTGCCATCGTTCTGGCAACCGCTGCTCGACCTCGGCGTGCCGGCGGCGGCTTTGCAAAACGAATTGCAGCAGTTGCAGACCCTGCCCGCCGAAGACATCGACGCCGCGCTGGCCGGCCCGCTCGGTGAGCCGTATCGCACGCTATGGCTTGGCCCGACTGAAGACGGTGTTGCGGCAATGACCAGCCTGCAGGGCTTGAACAATCCGTCGTTGCTGCGCGTGCAGGCGCTGGACTTGCCAGGAGTGGTGCTGGTCGATCGCCTCGGTGATCTGAACAAAGTGTTCGCCGCCACGCAGATCAGCGCCGCCGAACTGAAACTGGCCTCCTGCGTGTTGATCGTGCTGGTGCTGATTCTGCCGTTCGGCCTCACCGGCGCGCTGCGTATCGTTGCCCTGCCGCTGCTGGCGGCGCTGTGCAGTCTGGCCAGCCTCGGCTGGCTCGGTCAGCCGCTGACTCTGTTCAGCCTGTTCGGCCTGCTGCTGGTGACGGCGATCAGCGTCGATTACGCGATCCTCATGCGTGAACAGGTGGGCGGCGCGGCGGTGAGCCTGCTCGGCACCCTGCTCGCGGCGCTAACGACATGGCTGTCGTTCGGCCTGCTGGCAGTGTCCAGCACGCCGGCGGTGAGCAATTTCGGCCTGTCGGTAAGCCTCGGTCTGGCGTTCAGCTTCATGCTCGCGCCGTGGGCCGGGCGCCATGAAACGGTTTCGGAGACAGCAGCATGA
- a CDS encoding outer membrane lipoprotein carrier protein LolA: MNMFFKSLGALTLLAVSSWAHAFDLQQLSEQLAKPDVIHGQFIQEKHLRALPQPLISKGSFVLAKKHGLLWLLKTPLQQDYRITAKGIARRDNNGWQLLPNKSAGAEQNRLFLAVLQGDSSGLQRDFELALSGTAQQWKLTLTPRSMLLKQVFQQINIDGGALVQTIELLETQGDSTLLRMQDSTAEQPLSEAEQHDFAE, translated from the coding sequence ATGAATATGTTTTTCAAAAGCCTTGGTGCGTTGACGCTGCTGGCCGTGTCGTCATGGGCCCATGCCTTCGACCTGCAACAGCTCAGTGAACAACTGGCGAAACCGGACGTTATCCACGGCCAGTTCATTCAGGAAAAACACCTGCGCGCCCTGCCGCAGCCGCTGATCAGCAAGGGCAGCTTCGTCCTCGCGAAAAAGCATGGCTTGCTGTGGCTATTGAAAACCCCGCTGCAACAGGACTACCGCATCACCGCCAAAGGCATCGCCCGCCGCGACAACAACGGCTGGCAACTGCTGCCGAACAAGAGCGCCGGTGCCGAGCAGAACCGGCTGTTCCTCGCCGTGCTGCAAGGTGACAGCAGCGGTTTGCAACGGGATTTCGAGCTGGCCCTGAGCGGCACGGCGCAACAATGGAAGCTGACCCTGACCCCGCGTTCGATGCTGCTCAAGCAGGTGTTCCAGCAAATCAATATCGACGGCGGTGCTCTGGTGCAAACCATCGAACTGCTGGAAACCCAGGGCGACAGCACCCTGCTGCGCATGCAGGACAGCACCGCCGAGCAACCCTTGAGCGAAGCGGAGCAACATGACTTTGCCGAGTGA